TGGGCTTACTCTACCTAATGACATTCGTCAAAAAGAATCTTCCTTTGGCTGCATGAGAAATGTTATAGCTGCAAACCATTGCAACTAGTTTTTATTTCAATTCCTCCACTACTTTTTTAGAATTTCAATTCGTTACTAAACTAAATGTAGCCATTTATTAATGATCTCTAGTTTAAATCTATTTTTTGTGAGATGGGCAAACTTCATGATTCGAATCCCACCAAAGAACTTGAAAAACATATCTATCTCTTACTCCTATTAAACGCGACTTCCCACCAATATGTAGAGAACAAATACCATCTATGTCATCTCGTTCGAGTTCTTCTAACCTTTTTACTGCTCTATTGCTAAGTGCATCTATTGAAATACTGTGGTCCCGATCATCCAATATTTCTGCCCATGTTTTTCTGTCCCATTCCTTCATGACTGACAATATTTTCGCCCATGTCTCAGGACGTAGACCGCAGAATTTGAAAGGTCCATCAAGATCCATTGTAGAAAACTGCCAGCATATTCTTTCAGAGGAGTAACTATAAGCTTTTGAGCGAACTTCTTTGGGGTAACGCGATACACTTTGAGTTTTAATCTTTTTTTCTTTTGCCATGATTTTATGTTACAGGCTACTATAATACTCTGCCATTGACTCTTTTGAGATAATTCTAGAGCCACGCTCTCTTTCTTCGAGCCCAAACCTTGCGTCCTTCCAGGGTCCTTCTTGGTGGGTCATATCGCTAAGTTCCTGAGCATTTTTCTTGTTATAAAAGTCACAGACGATATTAATAGTATCTTTTTCATTGTCTGTAAGATTGCCAGAACAACCAGACATCATGTCAACGTGAACCTTAAATATTCCTCTATGTTTTTCATATAATTCCCGCACAACAGGACCATTGGCCCAAGCTTCAATCTCTTCGTCAAAAAGAGGGTCATCGTCCCAAACAAGACTCCATGCTTGAGAATAATACACGAGCTTCTGCAGCTTCATAGCAGAAACCGCCCCGTATTTTTCTAAAATATACTTTGCAACATCAAAAACTGAAGCCATTAGGAATCCCCCCTTCCCTCTGTAAGAAAGACAAAATAAGCCCAAATAATACTCAAAATACAACTCAACTGATATAAACTCGCAAGATGTTTATGTGTATAGTTACATATTATCCCTATATTAAAGAAGAAGTCAAACCCTATTAGACCGCATTAGTCCCCAATGTACCCCCTTGGGCTCTCACTCAACTTAACTCTTCCAACCAGTCCCCCCACCACTGCATCATCTCGCGACGCTGATCCAAATACTCGGCGTGGTTGTACGCTGCCCGCACCGCATTCCGTTCTATATGGGCTAACTGGCGCTCAATTACATCAGATGGCCAGCCATTTTCATTTAAAATCGTACTGGCCATTCCCCTGAATCCATGCGGCGTTATATCTTCGTTTTCAAACCCCATTGTTCTGAGGGCAATTCTTACCGTATTTTCACTCATGCAACGCCCATCGTTGCGAGCGGAAGGGAATAACCACTTCTGGTGGCCTGTAAATTGCTTGAGGCTTTCTATAGTTTCAATGCACTGACTGCAAAGAGGAACAATGTGCGGACGTTTCATTTTCATCTTTTCCCCAGGGATTCTCCATTCGCTTTTATCCCAGTCTATTTCTGACCATTCCGCTGATCTTACCTCACCAGGGCGACAAAAGGTGTAAATTGAAAAGAAGAGCGCATGACGCACCACAATGCCACTGTACGCTTTCATACCTTGAATTAGGGCTCTTATACCTTCTTTGTCAGTTATCGTTGCATGGTGGCGTACTGGGGCCTGTTTTAGCGCACCAGTAAGAGCTGAGGTGAGATCATTTTCGGCTCGACCTGTTGCAATAGCGTAACGAAAGACCTGCCCAATTATTTGACGTACTCTGTGGGCCGTCTCAATTATTCCTGTTTCTTCGATGGATCGGCAAACGGAAAGTATTTTTGCAGAGGAAATATCCGATATGGAGAGATTACCCAAGGAAGGCCGTATAAATTTATTCAATCGCAACCGTATAACGCGGGCATACCCGGGAGCAAGCCGCCCATCAACCCTGTTTTCGAGCCATTCATCTATTACAGTGTTGAAAGAATCTTCTGAAGAGGGGGTAAAGGAGGTTCGTAACTCAATATTTCTTAGACGGGCCTCACGTGCTGAAGTATCAGGGAAACTGCCAAGAGATCTTCTTCTCTCTTTTCCATTCTCCCAAATGCGAGAAATCCAATATTTTTTCCCGCTTGGGCGGATTTCAAGAATCAGCCCATTGCCATCAGAGATAGTATAAATCTTCTCTCTCGGCTTTGCCTGCCTGCATTGAAGCTCTGTTAATGCCATTTTGGTCACCTCACCGTATAACAAAACTACGTTTTATACGGTTCATTATACGGTATTGATAAGAATAGATATAGGTTTATCGTATTATGAGAAGGTGCCAGAAACAAGAAGAACCCCGTATTTTACGGGGTTCTTCTTCTCTATGAATACTTGATACTAATAGTCTTGGTGGGCCTACCTGGACTCGAACCAGGAACCTTCCGGTTATGAGCCGGTGGCTCTAGCCACTTGAGCTATAGGCCCTAAAAGAACGCTGACCATTATACGCCCCTTCCCCCTCTAATTGCAACCCCTGCTTCGTCAAAATTACCCTTTAGCAATTAAAAAGGGGGATTCCAGCCAAAGAGAATCTATTCCTCTACTGTTATGCAGGCTACTGGACAGCTATCTGCTGCATCCTTAGCACATTCTGCACCTTCCGGCTTCATTACCTTTGCAACCCCGGCATCTTCATCTAAAGAAAACACCTCGGGGCAAATCTGAGCGCACACACCGCAACCGATGCACTCATTTTGATCGAGACTTACACGCATGAAGACCGGTCACCTCCTCCTGAAGCAGGATTTTATATCAGGTCGATGCATGAGTCAAACTTTGTCCTCAAACTTATTTTCAAAAAGCCACTTCCGGAGTAGACTTACCCATACTTTTCAGGCTGAATAAAGCTGTATAGTCAGACACAGCCTTTATCTCTGGTTCCGCAGAAGCAAGGAAAACTCCTATGCCGCATACTTCTGCGCCAAATTCTTTGGCAACAAGCAGCATCCCCGCCGCTGTGCTTCCGCCCCTCATAAAATCGTCAACTATCAAGACTCTGCTGCCACGTTCCAGTTGCTTTGTTCCCATATACATTGCTCTCACTTCCCCTGTTTTTGTCGGGAAATGAACGGCTACGGCAGAACCATCACTGGGACGGTTGCGGAACCGGCAAACTGCAAGGGGAACGCCGAGAGCATGGGCAGTAAAGAGCCCCAGAGGAATTCCCTTAACTTCAGTTGTCATAACGATATCAGGTTTCGTTGCCTGGAAATACGTCGCCATAATAAGCCCAAGACGTGACGCATAATAGGGATTAAACAGAATATCGCTGTAATAAATAAGCCCGCCGGGTAAAATTCGATCCTCTTGGGAAAGCAGGTCTTTGATCTCCAAAAAAAGCTGGCCTTTTACATTTTCAGACATAGAGGGGATAAATGAAGCTCCGCCTGTACGGCCTCTGTCTACCTGTATGCCCCCAAGACCTTCCTGGGTCAGCGCCGAATCAATCAGTACCACGTCATCACTTATAACAGTTTTTGAAACGCCAAAATCGTTCGAAAGAGCTGTGAGTGAAATTTGCCGAGACGGCGTTGTCAAAAAACGGCATACAGTCCTGATGAGACGTTCCGTTCTCTGTCCTTTCAACGATCATCACTCCAAAATAAGATTTGTTGGATCCATTCCATCTTTTCAAATTGTGAGAGCTTAACCGGTTTACCATTTGCCGGGAACAAGGCGAAAACACTGCTTCCGCTGCCAGACAACCCATAGCCCAATGCATTGGAACTCTCACATTCATTAAAAAAAGCTTCATATTCAGGATGTTGTTCCGCCAGCCAAGGATAAAAATCATTGGGTAGAAACCCTACATTTTCTCCCCTCAGAAGACTTTGGTAGATTTTTTCCACCTCTGCCAGGCCAGTCCACTCATTACAGGGGAAACTGCCCCCCTTATCCACTCCGTAAAAGGCATCTACACCTGCGTAGGCAAGGGACGTAGACACCCCCCACCCAGGGATGGCGACAACTATCTGCATGGGCGGCAACGGCCCTCTGCAAGCTGATTTTTCTCCTTTTCCCACAACAAGGGAAAGGAAAGATCTGCTGTAAAGGAAGGAAACATCTGAACCGATCTTTTCAAGAATATCGGAAGTCACTTCGCTTCCTTCGAAAAGCCGAGCCCATCGCAAGAAAGAAGCCGCATTGCCGCTTCCAGCCCCCAACCCTGTTCCAGGCGGGATCTGCTTAGCGAGGGCAACATGTAAACCAGGAAGACTCCATCCTTTACTTTCAAGACACTCTATTGTCTTTTCTACAATATTTTTCCCATCTATGACGATATGGCCAGTTGTGGCAATTTCCCTGACATTATTATCTTTATATGTAGAAATTGTCAATGACTCCATCGCCGGTAAACGTAAAAACAGGGAGACCAGGTTATGATAGCCATCTCCCCTTTTTTCTGTAATTCTCAAGGTGAGGTTTAATTTCCCATCAGAAGAAAGGGTATATTGCATATTATCGACCTCCATATCCCACAGCAGGCAAAAAAATACCCCGGCGTGTTGAACGCCAGGGTTTTGTTGCATTACAAGGTTTATTATGTATTGTTACCGGACATAGGCTCTAATTCTACTTCTTTTGTTAGTAGTTCCGCATAACTGAACGAAACCTTACTGTCTTGAGACTCCACATAGAGGGTAAATAGATTCGGATAAACCTCAAGAACAACTCCCTGTTTCTCTTCAATTTTGCGACGTCCTTTGGATGTCCGGTACTTCACGCGCATTCCCTTGTACAATGCTACTTGCTCACGAATTGAGGCAAGATTTCCAGCCATCCAGGGTCACCTCTATTATAAATAAGTTTCACGAATTATAACACAAAAATGCAAAAAACACAAACAATATGGCTGGAGTCTTGCAATTTTGTTACCTTATTTTTGACTTTTTTGTTCCAGTTTATGAAGAAGCAAGACTCGTTTCTCCCCCACTCGACGAGTATACCCCCTGGCATCCAAATACTCGAGAAGGGGAAGAACGAATTTTCTGCTGCTTCCAGTTATATCACGAACTGCAGCGATAGTGATGTCATCTTTGATCTCTTTAACAATTGTAATAAACTTCTCCTCTACATCTTTCGCCAAAACAAACTTTCCGCCAATAACGAAGGCCTCCCCCCGTTCCCGTAAATCCTTCAAGAAAAGAGAGAATTCCTTTTCTCCCATGGAAAGACCATGCTGCAGCTCATCTATAAGGGGCAGCTGAAATTCAAGGTTCCCGCAAAAAATCTTGAACTCGTCAAGCTTTTTAAAGAAAGCGCTGTCGTCCTGAGGAACAAAATCAGGCAAGCGCATCATGTTGCTATCAATAACAAAAATATTTTTCTGCGCCATGAAGTCGATCAACAAACGAGCCGTTTTTCTCTCTATACTTTTAAGGGGGCCAGTAAGTATATCGTCGATCATTGCGCCAGCCTGGTGAGGGCGTTCTTCGTGAAATGCTTTCAAGAAGGCAGCAATATCATGCTGGTAGTGGGCGAAGGTATCCTGAGACATATAGCAATCCACCCCCGAGGCCAGCAGAACTATCTTGTTATCCTTTTGCAGCTGACGAGCCATTTCGTCCACATCAGCGGGAAGTTCCTGCAAATCCACAAGGATATTTTCTCTGGAAATGCTTCCATGGAAACGCACCAGAATTTCCATTCTTTCTTTTGGCCCCTTTGCGTCACGCAACTCTTCAAGACACTGTTTATAAGCACCTTTAGCCCCTTTCCCCTTGGGTTTTTTACCGTAAGCAAAGAGGATTCTTCCGCCGCCGATGGTTACCAGCGGACTGTAGAAACGAATGACAAATCGCTGATCTATGGTGGCCACAACGCCTTCTTCCATAACCAATTGAGCAACAGCTGATTCCCCAGGTAAAAGAGACGTTTTATCAAAAAGTGAAACCCGGGCAATCACATCAGCCGTCCCAACATGAAGGCGTACCCGCTGCCAATGCTTTAAGGGTTCCGAAAAGGAGGTGAGAAGAGAAAGTTCAACATCGAAACATCTGGTCTCTCTGTAAACATCACGGGCACAAACTACATCTCCACGAATCAGCTCATCTAAAGAAACGCCCGACAGACTCATGGCTACACGCTGGCCAGCCCAGGCAACATCCACAGTATGACTGTGCACCTGTACACTTCGAACCCGTACATCCTGATCTGCGGGAAGAATTGAAACTTCCATCCCGGGCCCTACTTGCCCCTTATAGGCCGTACCGGTAACGACCGTTCCAAAGCCTGAAATGGGAAAGGCCCTGTCTATGGGCATAAAAAAAGGTCCCCGCCTTGTACGAGGCTGAACCCTATCTATTAATTTAGCTAATTCCTCCATAAGAAGGGGAATATTTTTATTTGTCACTGATGAAACGGGGACTACCACCTTCCCCTCAAGAAAAGTACCTTGCACAAAATCAGTAACGTCGGCAATAGCAAGCTCCAAAAGCTCTTCATCAACCAGATCAGCCTTAGAAATGACAATGACTCCGTCATGCACTCCAAGAAGATTGAGAATGGCCAAATGCTCTCGTGTCTGGGGCATAACTCCCTCATCTGCAGCCACAACAAGCATAACGGCATCAATGCCTGACGCGCCGGCCACCATTTGACGAATAAACTTCTCATGTCCTGGCACATCTACTATGCTCACAACGCGGCCATCATGAAGCTTAAGAGGGGCAAAGCCCAATTCTATGGTTATGCCTCTCTTTTTCTCTTCGTTCAGCCTATCACAACTTACCCCCGTCAGCGCCTTTACCAGAGTAGTCTTTCCGTGATCGATATGGCCGGCTGTCCCTAGAACGAGAGATATTTCCTTCTCATTCACCTTTCTTCACCTCCAGCAGCCACGCCAGCCCCTGAAGAATCCGCTCATCATCTTTGTCCATCAGAGTCCTCACATGAAAGATCAGAGAGTCTTCACTGGCTCCCGCAACTATAGGCATCTCTGCCTGACGCAACAGGGTCTGAAGAGTGCCGGCACTTCCAATGTGTTGAATTTTCAATGCCACCCCATATCCTTTAAGCCTGGTTACCGGGAAGGCCCCCCCGCCAACAGCATCGTTTACTTCGACCACGGCTGGCTCCAGATGGGGAAAGGTTTTTTTGATCTTACGGCGTAGAGCCTGGGCTTTTTTCCTGAGATCTTCCACCTTTAAT
This region of Aminobacterium colombiense DSM 12261 genomic DNA includes:
- a CDS encoding ferredoxin, coding for MRVSLDQNECIGCGVCAQICPEVFSLDEDAGVAKVMKPEGAECAKDAADSCPVACITVEE
- a CDS encoding tyrosine-type recombinase/integrase, with translation MALTELQCRQAKPREKIYTISDGNGLILEIRPSGKKYWISRIWENGKERRRSLGSFPDTSAREARLRNIELRTSFTPSSEDSFNTVIDEWLENRVDGRLAPGYARVIRLRLNKFIRPSLGNLSISDISSAKILSVCRSIEETGIIETAHRVRQIIGQVFRYAIATGRAENDLTSALTGALKQAPVRHHATITDKEGIRALIQGMKAYSGIVVRHALFFSIYTFCRPGEVRSAEWSEIDWDKSEWRIPGEKMKMKRPHIVPLCSQCIETIESLKQFTGHQKWLFPSARNDGRCMSENTVRIALRTMGFENEDITPHGFRGMASTILNENGWPSDVIERQLAHIERNAVRAAYNHAEYLDQRREMMQWWGDWLEELS
- a CDS encoding Veg family protein, with product MAGNLASIREQVALYKGMRVKYRTSKGRRKIEEKQGVVLEVYPNLFTLYVESQDSKVSFSYAELLTKEVELEPMSGNNT
- a CDS encoding Panacea domain-containing protein; protein product: MASVFDVAKYILEKYGAVSAMKLQKLVYYSQAWSLVWDDDPLFDEEIEAWANGPVVRELYEKHRGIFKVHVDMMSGCSGNLTDNEKDTINIVCDFYNKKNAQELSDMTHQEGPWKDARFGLEERERGSRIISKESMAEYYSSL
- the selB gene encoding selenocysteine-specific translation elongation factor, encoding MNEKEISLVLGTAGHIDHGKTTLVKALTGVSCDRLNEEKKRGITIELGFAPLKLHDGRVVSIVDVPGHEKFIRQMVAGASGIDAVMLVVAADEGVMPQTREHLAILNLLGVHDGVIVISKADLVDEELLELAIADVTDFVQGTFLEGKVVVPVSSVTNKNIPLLMEELAKLIDRVQPRTRRGPFFMPIDRAFPISGFGTVVTGTAYKGQVGPGMEVSILPADQDVRVRSVQVHSHTVDVAWAGQRVAMSLSGVSLDELIRGDVVCARDVYRETRCFDVELSLLTSFSEPLKHWQRVRLHVGTADVIARVSLFDKTSLLPGESAVAQLVMEEGVVATIDQRFVIRFYSPLVTIGGGRILFAYGKKPKGKGAKGAYKQCLEELRDAKGPKERMEILVRFHGSISRENILVDLQELPADVDEMARQLQKDNKIVLLASGVDCYMSQDTFAHYQHDIAAFLKAFHEERPHQAGAMIDDILTGPLKSIERKTARLLIDFMAQKNIFVIDSNMMRLPDFVPQDDSAFFKKLDEFKIFCGNLEFQLPLIDELQHGLSMGEKEFSLFLKDLRERGEAFVIGGKFVLAKDVEEKFITIVKEIKDDITIAAVRDITGSSRKFVLPLLEYLDARGYTRRVGEKRVLLLHKLEQKSQK
- a CDS encoding 4-(cytidine 5'-diphospho)-2-C-methyl-D-erythritol kinase, encoding MQYTLSSDGKLNLTLRITEKRGDGYHNLVSLFLRLPAMESLTISTYKDNNVREIATTGHIVIDGKNIVEKTIECLESKGWSLPGLHVALAKQIPPGTGLGAGSGNAASFLRWARLFEGSEVTSDILEKIGSDVSFLYSRSFLSLVVGKGEKSACRGPLPPMQIVVAIPGWGVSTSLAYAGVDAFYGVDKGGSFPCNEWTGLAEVEKIYQSLLRGENVGFLPNDFYPWLAEQHPEYEAFFNECESSNALGYGLSGSGSSVFALFPANGKPVKLSQFEKMEWIQQILFWSDDR
- a CDS encoding phosphoribosyltransferase family protein encodes the protein MKGQRTERLIRTVCRFLTTPSRQISLTALSNDFGVSKTVISDDVVLIDSALTQEGLGGIQVDRGRTGGASFIPSMSENVKGQLFLEIKDLLSQEDRILPGGLIYYSDILFNPYYASRLGLIMATYFQATKPDIVMTTEVKGIPLGLFTAHALGVPLAVCRFRNRPSDGSAVAVHFPTKTGEVRAMYMGTKQLERGSRVLIVDDFMRGGSTAAGMLLVAKEFGAEVCGIGVFLASAEPEIKAVSDYTALFSLKSMGKSTPEVAF